The following nucleotide sequence is from Melioribacteraceae bacterium.
TTAAAATAACCGGAAGATTTTTAAATAGTTTGTATTCCATATAAATGAAAATATGAAAAAAAGAAATCTTATTGAAAGGGTAAAAATGGGGGCTTAGTTTATTTCTCTCAAGCTGTATTAAAAATCTGAAATTACTTTAACCGTTTTACAAATGTGATTTGAGGTAATTTCGGTTTGGTGTGTTTTAATTTTTTTATTAGGAATAATCCGCTAAAGTAAAGTGAAGTTAATCCGATTGCAAATATGAATGAAAGCAATTCGGGTAATTTAGTGCTATGAAAGAAATCCATTCCTATCACTATACCAAAGATGATTAAAATAAGCGGTATTCCATACAACATAAATGATGCTTTAAGCACATCGCTACCTTTAATTTCTATATCAACTTCATCACCTACTTCTACTCCAAATGAATCTTCTACCTCGAGGATTTTCGAATCTTTATTTTCGGAAGTTTTACAGAATATTTTTGCAGAACATTCCTCACAAGCTCCGGTCTGAATTAAAGCAATTTCAGCATGTCCGTTGCCGGAAGAAATTACAATTCCTTTTTCTATGATGTTTTCGTTTTGCACGTTTTATATACCAAATGGCATTCACAAGGAGTCGTTTTTCTGACGACCGAGGAACCTCACTTTGAAAATGATTTGGGGTGAGATTCTTCGTCCCGATTTTATCGTGACTCTGAATGACAGTTTTGTTTTATCAATTCTTTTGTTCTTCTTTTATTTCTAATAATTTCTTTTCTCTTCCATCAAGAAATCCGATTGCATGGGTTTTACATTTATCAAATGGAATCTTATCCGTATCGAGATGATCGTAATTAATAACAGCTAAATTATCTACCATCTCAACACCGCCATCGGATTTGCGAGCACAAATTCCGCAACCCATACAAGAAACTGTACAAACATCTTTTGCTTTCTTGGGATCATCATGATTTTTACAGAATACAAATATTTGTCTATCTGCCGGATGCATTTCAATTACATTTCGCGGACAAGCTTTTTCACAATTACCGCAGCCGGTACATAATTCTTCAATTACTTCGGGTAGACCGTTATCATTCATAACCATAGCATTGAAAGGACATGCTTCAACACAATCGCCTCCGCCAAGACATCCGTAATAACATTGTTTATCACCGCCGGAAACAATTGTCATTGCCGAACAGCTCAACGGTCCATAATACTCAACCATTTTTTCAACAGCTTCTTGATGACCACCTTTACATAAAATTCTAGGAAGCAATTTAACACTTGAACCGGCATCAACTCCCATGATATTTGCAATATCTTGAGCACAATCTTCACCACCAACAGGGCAACCGGTAACAGAAGCCTTTCCGCCAACAACATTGACGGCAAAATCATAGCAACCTGCATATCCGCAGCCACCGCAATTTGCTCCGGGTAATGCTTCATTTATTTGAGCAATTTTGGGATCTTCATAAACTCTTAATTTTTTATCTGCAATAGCTAATCCACCGGCAAAAATAAATCCTAGTCCGCCCATTGTTGCAATTGCAATTAAAAGTACATCTTCCATTTTGAATTCCATTTATTTATAAAAATTTAAATCAATCAACGTACTGTTTTAAACTATTACTTAGACTGATATCAGTCCGGAGAAACCCATAAAAGCCAAGGCAAGCAAACCGGCGACAATTAGAGTTATTGGTGCACCTTGAAATGGTTTTGGAACATCCGCTAAATCAAGTTCTTCTCTTATTCCAGCCATAATTGTTATCGCTAACGTAAAACCTGCACCTGCGCCGACTCCATAAACGACGCCTTGGACAAATGAGTAATCTTTCAATACCATAAATAAAGCCAAACCTAGAATCGCACAGTTCGTAGTAATTAAAGGAAGGAAAATTCCCAACGCACGATATAATGGCTGACTAACTTTTTTAATAAACATTTCAACAAACTGAACAAGTGATGCAATGACAAGAATAAATGATACATACTGTAAAAATTCCAAATGATATGGAACTAGTAATAGATGATAAATCAACCATGTTACAATTGCAGTAATTGTCATAACGAAAGTAGTAGCAAGTCCCATCGAAAATGCCGAAGTAATTTTACCGGAAACTCCAATGAAAGGACAAATTCCTAAAAAGTATGCAAGTACAAAGTTGTTAACAATAGCAGCGGATAAAAATATAAGTAATAGTTCCATTTAGATCGCCTCCCCTGCTTGTTCTGCATCTCTTTTTGCTTTAAGATATTTTTCCACGAGATAATTCTTTTCAATTTTATCTTTTCTTTGCAAATAACTATTTGCCGCACCAAATAATAATCCTAATGTTAAAAACGCACCGGCAGGTAAAATCATAACTAACCAAGGTTCATAGAATGACGGCATTATTGTATAACCAAGAATTGTACCGGTACCAAATATTTCACGTAAACTTCCTAAGACAAATAATGCGATTAAAAATCCTGTTCCCATTCCTAATGAATCTAGTAAAGATCTGAAGACCGTATTTTTTGATGAAAACGCTTCTTGTCTTCCAAGTATTAAACAATTAACAACTATCAATGGGATATATGGTCCTAATGATTTACTTAATTCGGGAAATTGTGCTTTCATTACTAAATCGACTATAGTTACAAATGTTGCAATTATTAAAATGTAAGCCGCAATTCTAACTTGAGTTGGAATTAATTTCCTAATAGATGAGATTATCAAACTAGCAGAGACTAATACAAATGTTGTTGCGAGCGCCATCGCAATTCCGTTTATTGCAGAAACTGTCACGGCAAGAGTTGGACACATTCCAAGTACTTGTTTGAAAACCGGATTCTGATCCCACAATCCTTTAAGGAATTCTTTACTTAGAGTTACTTTCTTTTTCATAAATTTCCTCCATTTTCAACAGAACGGAGTTTTGTTAATCCTGCATTAATAATTTCTACAAGAGCTTTTGAGGAAATTGTTGCTCCCGTAATTGCCTGAATTTCATTATCGCTTGATGGAGCAACACCTTTTACCCATTCAATTTTTGGCTCAGCAATTAGATTTACAAATTGACTTGTGAATGGTTCTTCTGTTATCTTCGTTCCAAGTCCGGGAGTTTCAACTTGTTCGAGAACTTCTAGTCCAACAAGTTCTTTCAAATCTGATTTTATTCCAAACATTAATCTTATTTTTCCTTGGAATCCGTTTCCTTCGTAAGGTAAAGCAAAACCAATTCTATTATTGTTTTCATCCAAGACTTCATACAATTCAAAGTCCAGGTTCTCAATTTTGTTATAAGATTTTGCATCAGGTTGAACAAGGAAAATTGCTTGTTCAGTAGCAGCTTTTCTGTGCATTTCAATTTTAGGTTCTGCCCATTTACTTATTTCTGAAAGTAAACCGCCGGAAACCACACCTATCAATGAGAGAGTGATCAACATTTTAATTACTGTTTTCATTTCACCTCCCCGAATACTCTTGGTCTTGTGTATCTATTTATCAATGGAACGAATGCATTCATGAATAAAATTGCGTACATAACACCTTCGGGTAAACCTCCGAATAATCTGATAATTATAAGTACTAGAGAAATTCCAAGTCCATAAATCCACATTCCTTTCGGTGTCATTGGCGAAGTAACCCAATCGGTTGCCATAAAGAAAAGTCCGAACAAAAATCCGCCGGCTAATAAATGGAATAATGGATTGGGATAAGCAATAGGATCAATCATCCAAAATACACCACCGAATAATATGGCACCAATTAACATCGCAGCCGGAACTCGATAATTTACTACACCAATTGCGATTAAAAATATTCCACCGAGCATTACAGCAATCGCAGAAGTTTCTCCCAATGAACCGCCGATATTTCCGATGAACATTGACGATAATTCCGTTGCAACCGAATCGAATTTGAATGCAGAAAGTGGTGTTGCCGTGGTTACAGCATCAACTTGTGAAAAATTAGGATTCGTCCATGTTGTCATTGGTACCGGGAAAGCAGCTTGAAGAAAAGCTCTACCGACTAAAGCCGGATTAAAAATGTTATACCCGATTCCACCAAAAATTTCTTTGCCTAAACCAATTGCGACAATTGATCCTAGTGCGGTAAATGCTAAGTTAAAATTTGGTGGAAGAATTAATGCAAGTAATAATCCGGTTATTATACCACTTCCGTCAGTTATTGTAACCTTTCTTTTACGAATCGTTTTTATTGCAGCTTCGGTTCCAACAGCAAAACCAACGGCAACGGCAATAACCAATAATTGATAAATTCCAAAAAAGATCACCGCTGAGATAACAGCCGGAATCAATGCAATCACTACCAGCCACATAGCTTGTTTAGTATTCCAACGTGAATGCACGTGCGGTGAACTTGCTAGTTCTAATTTGTAAGTAGGATTTTCTGTAGTTGTTATAGTCATTTATTTTTTCCAGTAATCTAAATCTTTCTCTTAATCATAGTCTTAATCGCTTTTCATTCTCAACTTGATCTAGAAATTTTACCAAATTAAGCTGAGATTCCAGATCTAGTCCGGAATGATAAGTTTTGTTTATGCGGATTTTCGTTCTCTCTGCATAGCCAAAACTCTTTGCTTACCTAATCTTATCCATTGTACAAGTGGTATGTTAGCCGGACAAGTATAAGTACAAGTTCCACATTCCATACAAACTGTTATATCAAGTCCTTCGGCATCTTCTAATCTATCTAGTTGTGAATACCTTGCTAACTTTGAGGGAACTAAACCGAGCGGACAAACATCTATACATTTACCGCAGCGTAAACATGGCGTTTCTTCATGTAAATTTTCTTCTTTAGCAGTAAGGACTAATAATCCGGATGTGGCTTTCATGACCGGTGCGGCAAAATCAAATTGTGCAACGCCCATCATTGGTCCGCCTACTACAACTTTTATTGCGTCATCTTTAACGCCATCGCAATATTCAATTACGTCTGCTAATGGAGTTCCAACACGAACAATAACATTTTTAGGTTCTTTAATTCCGTAACCGCTGACTGTCATTGCGGCTGTTATTTGAGGTTCACCTTTTACAACTGCGTCAAAAATTGCAACTGCAGTTCCGATATTCTGAATTACTACACCGACATCAAGCGGAAGTTTACCGGGAGGAACTTCTCTATCAAGTACGGCTTTAATCAACATCTTTTCCGCACCTTGCGGATATTTTGTCTCTAAAATTTCAACAGTGATATTGTCATACTTTGCAGTCACTTCTTTTAATTTTTTTATTGCTTTGGGTTTATTATCCTCAATTCCTATCGCACCTTTTTGAACTCCAAGTGATCTCATTATTAATCTTAAACCGTCAACAACTTCCTCGGTTTTTTCCAGCATGTATCTGTAATCTCTGGTAAGATATGGTTCACATTCGCAACCGTTTAAGATTACGGCATCAATTTTTTTATCGGGTTGAGGAGTTATTTTAACAAATGTAGGGAATGCCGCTCCGCCTTGACCAACTATACCAGCCCATTTAACTCTTTCTTGAATTTCTTCAGGCGTTACCCAATCAAGATTCAACGAAGGTTGTAATTCCAATTCATTTGATTCATCCGCGGAAATTAAGATTGACTCTTTGGGAAATCCCGAAGCACTAATTTCATTAGAAATTTTTGTGACTTTACCTGATACCGGACTATGTATGGGAACAGATATATATCCATCTTGTTCTGCAATTATTTGTCCCGCTTTGACAACATCACCTTTTTTAACGAGAGCTTTTGCCGGTTTACCTAAATGTTGTGATAGAGGAATTATCACCTGCTTTGGATTCGGCATAATTTCAAATTCGCAACTCTCACTTAACTCTTTTAACTCGGCAGGATGAACACCACCGCGGAATGTTTTAATTGATTTAAATAATTTCATTCTGTTTTCATTTTATGATTGTCATAATTTGGTTTCACATACTATGCCAGTAAATCATAAAAATTGGAGAATATTTCTCATAACTTTCGCCTAAAAAAGCTGTTTCTTTAGTAAAAATCTTATTTCAAATAGAGAATTTTTTCATTAATGAAAAATTGGAATCGTCTATTGAGAATAAAAGGATAGAATGTGGGGTTATCTTTATTTTACTTCTGCACCTGTTTGACAATCACAATTCAGAGAAGATACATAATCAAACAAAATTCATTATAGAATAAAATCACACACCAAGAGGTAGTTAGTCATTACTTTTTAGTATTTTTCATTTCTAATATGATCAATTTCTGCAACTAGGGCTTAACTATAATTTAATACTCGATTAACAGAATAGTAACATAGACTTATTAAATTATCATTATTTGTTAATTACTTTTGGGAACTATGTCGAAGAAAAAAATACTTTTTATATGCGGTTCGCTAAACCAGACCACAATAATGCACCAAATCTCACAAAATTTATCCGATGATTATGATTGTTGGTTCACACATTACTATGCAGATGACTTTGTTAAGATGTATGCAAAACTAAGGTTAATAGATTTTACAATTGTAGGAAATGGGAATTTCCGAAAACAAACTTTAGCTTACTTCAATACACATAATTTACAAGTCGATTACAGAGGAGAAAAGTTTAATAGCGAGTATGAGCTTGCTTTTACTTGTTCAGATTTGATAGTTCCAAAAAATATTAGGGACAAAAAAATTCTTCTTATTCAAGAAGGGATGACCGACCCGGAAACATTTGCATATTATTTGGTAAAATATTTACACTTACCTAGATGGTCTGCAAGTACATCAACAACCGGGATGTCTAACCTGTATACTTATTTTTGTATTGCTTCGGAAGGTTACCGGGAATTATTCATTCGCAAAGGAGCCGATCCCTCTAAACTGATTGTAACCGGTATACCGAACTTTGATGATGTTCATAAATATTTTGATAATGACTTTCCTCATAAAAACTATTTACTTGTTGCTACTTCAGACATGCGAGAAACTTGGAAATATGAAAACAGAAAAAAGTTGATTAAGCGTGCGGTTCAAATTGCCGAAGGCAGACAGATAATTTTCAAACTTCACCCAAATGAAAATATTAAACGGGCTACCGAAGAAATTAACAAATATGCTCCGGGTTCATTAATATATACTAACGGCAACACAAATTATATGATAGCCAATTGTGACATTTTATTAACGCGGTATTCATCTGTTGTACTTGTTGCTGCCGTCCTCGGCAAGAAAGTTTACTCGGATTTATCTGAAGATGTATTAAAAAAATTAACACCAATTCAAAATAGCGGGACTTCTGCAGAAAGCATAGCAAGACTTGGACGAAGTCTCATTGAACAACCTGCAAAAAATGAAAAAGAAATCCACGAAGAGTTTGAATTAAAACAAGCTCTTTCTCATTAAGCTGACGATGATTTATGAATGAAATTAAAATTGTAACCGTAGTTCAAGCAAGAACAAGTTCTTCGCGTTTACCGAATAAAGTTCTACTCTCTATAAAAAATAAACCTCTACTTTTGAGAATGTTGGAAAGAGTTCAAGCTTCTAAATATGTCAAATCTATTGTAATTGCAACTTCAACTGACAAAGAAGATAATCCGATTGAAAAACTTTGCAAAGAAAACAATTTAGAATATTACAGAGGTAGTCTAAATGATTTACTTGATAGACATTATCAAGTTGCGAAACAATATAACGCTGATGCAATTGTAAAAATTCCTTCCGATTGCCCGTTAATAGATCCGACTGTGATTGATAAAGTCATTAAACATTTTCTTGATAACATTGATAAATATGATTTTGTGAGCAATCTTCATCCGGCAACTTACCCTGATGGAAATGATGTAGAAATAATGTCATTCAAAACAATTGAAACAGCTTGGAAGGAAGCTTCAAAAGATTTTGAAAGAGAACATACAACACCATACATCTGGGAAGATAAAAATAAATTCAGAATCGGTAATGTTGAATGGGAAACCGGATTGGATTATTCAACAACTCATCGCTGGACGATTGATTATGAAGAAGATTATTTATTTATAAAAACTGTTTATGATGAATTGTTTGATATTAATCCCAACTTCGGAATAAATGATATTCTAAATCTGCTGAAAGAAAAACCTTATATTTATAAAATAAATGAAAAGCATCTCGGTAAATATTGGTATGAAAATCATCTTGATGAATTAAATAACATTAGTGAATACAAGCAGAAGAGAGAATTCAAGAACAATGACTAAGGATGAAATAAAAAAATTACAAGATCAGGCTTTACGCGTTAGAGAACATATTATCCGAATGTCTGGCAACGGAGGATGTTTTATTGGCGCATCACTGAGCTGCGCTGATCTTACTGTTTTTCTCTACAATAAATTTCTTAACACAACAAAAGATAATTTACAAGACCAGAATCGTGATTATCTTTTTCTATCAAAGGGACATGACGTTCCGGCTCTTTACGGAACTTTTGTTGAATTAGGTTGGATGGAAAAGGATAGATTAAAAAATCATCTTAAAACAAATGATAACATTTACTGGCATCCAAATAGGAATATTCCCGGTATTGAATTCCATTCGGGTTCTTTGGGACATTTACTTTCAGTTTCTCTCGGCGTTGCGGTTGATTGCAAACTAAAGAAACAAAACAACAAAGTTGTTACAATTGTCGGTGACGGTGAACTTAACGAAGGTTCTAATTGGGAAGCTCTTTTAGTTGCATCTGCACATAAAGTTGATAACTTATGCATCGTAGTTGACAGAAATGCATTTCAAGCTAATATGCAGACAGAAGATTTAATTCCCCTCGAACCGCTCGAGAAAAAGTTTGAAGCTTTCGGATGTTCGGTTAAAAGAATTAATGGACACGATTTTGAAGAGATGGAAAAAGCATTCTCTTCTTTCCCCTTTCAAAAGAATAAAGTCTCTGTAATAATTGCCGATACAATTCGAGGTAAGGGTTTACCAAGCATTGAAAAACGTGCAGATAGATGGTTCGTAAATTTCAAAGATGAAGAAGTAGAAGCACTATTAAAAGAATTACACGGTGTTGCGAAAGCTGAACTTACATCAGAAACATTGACGGTGCGATAATGAACTACGAAGATTTGCTATACGAACTTGCAACTAATGATAAAAGGTACATTATTATCACAGCCGAGAATAGAGCAGCGATAAGAACATTACCTCAAAAGATTTCAGATCAGTTTTTAGATACCGGGATTACAGAACAAACAATGGTTGGCGTTGCAGCCGGAATGGCGTTGCGCGGTAGAATCCCGATTGTTCACGCACTTGCAACATTTTTAACAATGCGCGCATTTGAGTTTATTCGTACCGATGTCGGAATCGGTAATTTACCAGTTAAAATTGTCGGAGCTGTCCCGGGATTTTTATCTGATGCAAACGGACCAACGCATCAATCTATAGAAGATATTTCTTTGATGCGCGGAATTCCCAATATGAAAATATTCTGTCCCGCAGATGAAGACGAGA
It contains:
- a CDS encoding SoxR reducing system RseC family protein, producing MQNENIIEKGIVISSGNGHAEIALIQTGACEECSAKIFCKTSENKDSKILEVEDSFGVEVGDEVDIEIKGSDVLKASFMLYGIPLILIIFGIVIGMDFFHSTKLPELLSFIFAIGLTSLYFSGLFLIKKLKHTKPKLPQITFVKRLK
- a CDS encoding RnfABCDGE type electron transport complex subunit B; protein product: MEDVLLIAIATMGGLGFIFAGGLAIADKKLRVYEDPKIAQINEALPGANCGGCGYAGCYDFAVNVVGGKASVTGCPVGGEDCAQDIANIMGVDAGSSVKLLPRILCKGGHQEAVEKMVEYYGPLSCSAMTIVSGGDKQCYYGCLGGGDCVEACPFNAMVMNDNGLPEVIEELCTGCGNCEKACPRNVIEMHPADRQIFVFCKNHDDPKKAKDVCTVSCMGCGICARKSDGGVEMVDNLAVINYDHLDTDKIPFDKCKTHAIGFLDGREKKLLEIKEEQKN
- the rsxA gene encoding electron transport complex subunit RsxA, giving the protein MELLLIFLSAAIVNNFVLAYFLGICPFIGVSGKITSAFSMGLATTFVMTITAIVTWLIYHLLLVPYHLEFLQYVSFILVIASLVQFVEMFIKKVSQPLYRALGIFLPLITTNCAILGLALFMVLKDYSFVQGVVYGVGAGAGFTLAITIMAGIREELDLADVPKPFQGAPITLIVAGLLALAFMGFSGLISV
- a CDS encoding electron transport complex subunit E; this translates as MKKKVTLSKEFLKGLWDQNPVFKQVLGMCPTLAVTVSAINGIAMALATTFVLVSASLIISSIRKLIPTQVRIAAYILIIATFVTIVDLVMKAQFPELSKSLGPYIPLIVVNCLILGRQEAFSSKNTVFRSLLDSLGMGTGFLIALFVLGSLREIFGTGTILGYTIMPSFYEPWLVMILPAGAFLTLGLLFGAANSYLQRKDKIEKNYLVEKYLKAKRDAEQAGEAI
- a CDS encoding FMN-binding protein translates to MKTVIKMLITLSLIGVVSGGLLSEISKWAEPKIEMHRKAATEQAIFLVQPDAKSYNKIENLDFELYEVLDENNNRIGFALPYEGNGFQGKIRLMFGIKSDLKELVGLEVLEQVETPGLGTKITEEPFTSQFVNLIAEPKIEWVKGVAPSSDNEIQAITGATISSKALVEIINAGLTKLRSVENGGNL
- a CDS encoding RnfABCDGE type electron transport complex subunit D, giving the protein MTITTTENPTYKLELASSPHVHSRWNTKQAMWLVVIALIPAVISAVIFFGIYQLLVIAVAVGFAVGTEAAIKTIRKRKVTITDGSGIITGLLLALILPPNFNLAFTALGSIVAIGLGKEIFGGIGYNIFNPALVGRAFLQAAFPVPMTTWTNPNFSQVDAVTTATPLSAFKFDSVATELSSMFIGNIGGSLGETSAIAVMLGGIFLIAIGVVNYRVPAAMLIGAILFGGVFWMIDPIAYPNPLFHLLAGGFLFGLFFMATDWVTSPMTPKGMWIYGLGISLVLIIIRLFGGLPEGVMYAILFMNAFVPLINRYTRPRVFGEVK
- the rsxC gene encoding electron transport complex subunit RsxC, whose translation is MKLFKSIKTFRGGVHPAELKELSESCEFEIMPNPKQVIIPLSQHLGKPAKALVKKGDVVKAGQIIAEQDGYISVPIHSPVSGKVTKISNEISASGFPKESILISADESNELELQPSLNLDWVTPEEIQERVKWAGIVGQGGAAFPTFVKITPQPDKKIDAVILNGCECEPYLTRDYRYMLEKTEEVVDGLRLIMRSLGVQKGAIGIEDNKPKAIKKLKEVTAKYDNITVEILETKYPQGAEKMLIKAVLDREVPPGKLPLDVGVVIQNIGTAVAIFDAVVKGEPQITAAMTVSGYGIKEPKNVIVRVGTPLADVIEYCDGVKDDAIKVVVGGPMMGVAQFDFAAPVMKATSGLLVLTAKEENLHEETPCLRCGKCIDVCPLGLVPSKLARYSQLDRLEDAEGLDITVCMECGTCTYTCPANIPLVQWIRLGKQRVLAMQRERKSA
- a CDS encoding glycosyltransferase family protein, translating into MNEIKIVTVVQARTSSSRLPNKVLLSIKNKPLLLRMLERVQASKYVKSIVIATSTDKEDNPIEKLCKENNLEYYRGSLNDLLDRHYQVAKQYNADAIVKIPSDCPLIDPTVIDKVIKHFLDNIDKYDFVSNLHPATYPDGNDVEIMSFKTIETAWKEASKDFEREHTTPYIWEDKNKFRIGNVEWETGLDYSTTHRWTIDYEEDYLFIKTVYDELFDINPNFGINDILNLLKEKPYIYKINEKHLGKYWYENHLDELNNISEYKQKREFKNND
- a CDS encoding 1-deoxy-D-xylulose-5-phosphate synthase N-terminal domain-containing protein; its protein translation is MTKDEIKKLQDQALRVREHIIRMSGNGGCFIGASLSCADLTVFLYNKFLNTTKDNLQDQNRDYLFLSKGHDVPALYGTFVELGWMEKDRLKNHLKTNDNIYWHPNRNIPGIEFHSGSLGHLLSVSLGVAVDCKLKKQNNKVVTIVGDGELNEGSNWEALLVASAHKVDNLCIVVDRNAFQANMQTEDLIPLEPLEKKFEAFGCSVKRINGHDFEEMEKAFSSFPFQKNKVSVIIADTIRGKGLPSIEKRADRWFVNFKDEEVEALLKELHGVAKAELTSETLTVR